The genomic stretch CCGGGCCAGACGGCGCTGGAGGCACGGATCGAGGTGACCCCCCGGGCCGCGACGTTCCGCTACCGCGACTACTGGGGCACGCAGGTGCTCGCCTTCGACACCCAGCTCGCGCACACCCGGCTGGAGGTCGTCTCCACCAGCCTCGTGGAGGTCGAGCAGCCCGCCGCCGAGCCGTCCGTCCGGCTCGGCTGGCAGGAGCTGGCCGCCGCCGACGTCCGCGACGCCCACGTCGAGTGGCTCGCGCCCCGCCCGGTCACCCGGCTCGGCGCCGAGCTCGTCGAGGCCAGCCGCGAGGTGGCCGCCGGGTTCGACCCGCACGAGGCCGCGCTCGCCGTGAGCTCCTGGGTCGGCGGGCACATGCAGTACGTCCCGGGCGTCACCGGCGTGCACACCTCGGCGGAGGAGGCGTGGGTGGAGGGTCGCGGGGTCTGCCAGGACTTCGTCCACATCGCCCTCGGCGCGCTGCGCGGGCTCGGCGTGCCCGCGCGCTACGTCTCCGGCTACCTCCACCCGCAGGCCGGCGCCGAGGTCGGCCGCACGGTCACCGGGCAGAGCCACGCCTGGCTGGAGTGGTGGGTGGGGGAGTGGTTCGGCTTCGACCCCACCAACGACCGGGGCGCGGGCCTGGACCACGTGGTCGTCGCCACCGGGCGCGACTACGGCGACGTCCCGCCCTTCCGCGGCGTCATCTCCGGCGGCGCGGGCTCCCGGATGGACGTGCGCGTGGAGCTCACCCGGCAGCGCTGAGGCGCGGCACCCGCCGGGCGGCGGGCGTGGGAAACTCGGACCCGTGCCCATCCCCGCCGTCCCGCTGCCCGTCTCCGCGACGCCCCCGTCGCAGCTGCGGAACTTCTGCATCATCGCGCACATCGACCACGGCAAGTCGACGCTCGCGGACCGGATGCTGCAGCTGACCGGTGTCGTGGAGGCACGCCAGGCCCGGGCGCAGTACCTGGACCGGATGGACATCGAGCGCGAGCGCGGCATCACCATCAAGAGCCAGGCCGTGCGCATGCCGTGGCAGGTCGCCGACGAGGTGGTCGCCCTCAACATGATCGACACCCCTGGCCACGTCGACTTCTCCTACGAGGTGTCGCGCTCGCTGGCCGCGTGCGAGGGCGCCGTGCTGCTGGTGGACGCCGCCCAGGGCATCGAGGCGCAGACCCTGGCCAACCTCTACATGGCCATGGGCAACGACCTGGAGATCATCCCTGTCCTCAACAAGATCGACCTGCCCGCCGCCCAGCCCGAGAAGTACGCCGAGGAGCTCGCGGGCCTGGTCGGCTGCGAGCCCGAGGACGTGCTGCGGACCTCGGGCAAGACCGGCGCCGGCGTGCTGGAGCTGCTCGACCGGATCGTCGAGCGCGTCCCGGCCCCGGTCGGGGACCCCGACGGCCCCGCCCGCGCGATGATCTTCGACTCGGTCTACGACACCTACCGCGGCGTCATCACCTACGTCCGCGTGGTCGACGGCCGGCTGAGCCCGCGCGAGAAGATCCAGATGATGTCGACCCGGGCGGTCCACGACCTGCTCGAGATCGGCGTGGTCTCGCCGGAGCCGATGCCGAGCGAGGGCCTGGGCGTGGGCGAGGTCGGCTACCTCATCACCGGGGTCAAGGACGTCCGGCAGTCCAAGGTCGGCGACACCGTCACCAGTGCGGTCCGCGGCGCGACCGACGCCCTGGGCGGGTACACCGACCCCAAGCCCATGGTCTTCTCGGGCCTGTTCCCCATCGACGGCGGGGACTACCCAGACCTGCGGGACGCCCTGGACCGGCTCAAGCTCAACGACGCCGCCCTGGTCTACGAGCCCGAGACGTCGGCCGCGCTGGGCTTCGGCTTCCGGATCGGCTTCCTCGGCCTGCTCCACCTGGAGATCGTCGCCGAGCGCCTGAGCCGCGAGTTCAACCTCGACCTCATCTCCACCGCGCCGAGCGTCGTCTACCGGGTCGTCATGGAGGACGGCAAGGAGATCGTCGTCATGAACCCGTCGGAGTTCCCGCACGGCAAGGTCAAGGAGATCGTCGAGCCGGTCATCAAGGCGACGATCATCACCCCGGCCGAGTACATCGGGACGATC from Aquipuribacter hungaricus encodes the following:
- a CDS encoding transglutaminase family protein; protein product: MSRLRVVHTTAIDYDRPVRTSYNEVRMTPVTVPGQTALEARIEVTPRAATFRYRDYWGTQVLAFDTQLAHTRLEVVSTSLVEVEQPAAEPSVRLGWQELAAADVRDAHVEWLAPRPVTRLGAELVEASREVAAGFDPHEAALAVSSWVGGHMQYVPGVTGVHTSAEEAWVEGRGVCQDFVHIALGALRGLGVPARYVSGYLHPQAGAEVGRTVTGQSHAWLEWWVGEWFGFDPTNDRGAGLDHVVVATGRDYGDVPPFRGVISGGAGSRMDVRVELTRQR
- the lepA gene encoding translation elongation factor 4, giving the protein MPIPAVPLPVSATPPSQLRNFCIIAHIDHGKSTLADRMLQLTGVVEARQARAQYLDRMDIERERGITIKSQAVRMPWQVADEVVALNMIDTPGHVDFSYEVSRSLAACEGAVLLVDAAQGIEAQTLANLYMAMGNDLEIIPVLNKIDLPAAQPEKYAEELAGLVGCEPEDVLRTSGKTGAGVLELLDRIVERVPAPVGDPDGPARAMIFDSVYDTYRGVITYVRVVDGRLSPREKIQMMSTRAVHDLLEIGVVSPEPMPSEGLGVGEVGYLITGVKDVRQSKVGDTVTSAVRGATDALGGYTDPKPMVFSGLFPIDGGDYPDLRDALDRLKLNDAALVYEPETSAALGFGFRIGFLGLLHLEIVAERLSREFNLDLISTAPSVVYRVVMEDGKEIVVMNPSEFPHGKVKEIVEPVIKATIITPAEYIGTIMELAQTRRGTLQGMDYLSEERVEIRYTLPLAEIVFDFFDALKSRTRGYASLDYDLAGEQAADLVKVDVLLQGEVVDAFSAIVHRDKAYAYGVKMTERLKELIPRQQFEVPIQAAIGSRIIARESIRAIRKDVLAKCYGGDISRKRKLLEKQKEGKKRMKMVGRVEVPQEAFIAALSSEVGDKAKADAKK